From the Ipomoea triloba cultivar NCNSP0323 chromosome 8, ASM357664v1 genome, the window AGGTTATTGCCCAGTCTCTATTGGTTCTGGACTTTACTTTGCCTCGGATGTTGGTGGATAACCATGTATCAAATCTTTGAGCATTAAGTCTATTTCTTTCATTTCTAGGAATGAGGCTCTTCCAAATTTCTTCTGCTGCACGACACGTTCTAAAGATGTGATTCATATCCTCATGTCTCTCCTAGCAGGTCCTACAAGTATCATCTGTATCCAGACCTCTTCTACATCTCTCAACATTGGTCATAATTCTACCATGTTTCACAAGCCAAAGGAATGCACTGATTCTACTTGGGATTTTTAACTTCCAGATTAGTTTCCAATCTCCATCAATAATGCTCATCTCCTCCACCGTTGCCTCATATGCTGAAGTAACAGTGAATTTCACAGCTACTTCCCTGTTTAATTGGCTTCCATTTGCCGTGGTGTTGCTAGGGGATATGTTACTGCTGTTTCCCTTCGGAATCAGATTTCTGCTCCTCACAATCCCTTTCCACACATTCGAACATCCATGTCCTTCATTCCATTCTTCAACTGGTCTTTCATACTTGTTATATTTGCAGTTAACAACTTTAGCCTAGAGGGAATCTTTTTCCTTTTGCAATCTCCAGCCGAGCTTCGCCATAAATACCATGTTCATTTCTCTCATGTGTCTTATTCCCAGCCCACCTTTATCATTGGGTTTGGTGATCGTGTTCCAATTGGTCAAGTGTATTCGATTATCACCTTGTCCCCCATTCCATATAAAATTTCTCAATTTGCGTTCGATGTCCTCGCAAACTCCTGTGGGCAGCTAAGTGGATTGCATGGTGTAGTAAGGAATAGTACTTAGGACACTTTGAGCCAGAATTCTTCTCCCTGCAAACATGAGCATTTTCGCCTTCCATCCTTCCAGCCTAGCATTTATCCGGTCCAGGACATGGTTGAAATGATCTTTGGAGACCCTTCCGTGGATACTCCCAGGTATCTTCCAAGATCCTTCATCTGGCTTATGCTGATCTTCTCTGAGATTATACTAGCTTCCTTCTCATCAGCATTTTTGGAGAAAAGAATTTGGGACTTTTGGAGGTTCACTTTCTGCCCCGAGGCTTTACAGAATTGGTTTAAACATTTTTGAATAATCTCCACCTGCTCTTGGTTGGCTTCTGCAAACAAAACCAAGTCGTTAGCAAAGAATAAATGCGTGATAATAGGGCCATTCCTTGATGTTTGAATTCCTTTCCAATTGCCTTTCACAACATCTTCTTTGATTATGTGGCTTAGCTGTTCCATACATAGGACAAAAATATAAGGGGATATAGAGTCGCCCTGTCTGATCCCCCTTTCCGGTTTGATCCAATCCAGTTGTTCCCCATTCCAAAGGATTGCAAGTCTCGTGGTCTGTATGCAttgcattattatattaaccCATTCCTCTTTGAATCCCACTTCTCGTAGTGTGTCTTTAATGAAATTCCATGATATCCTGTCATACGCCTTTTCGAGATCAATCTTAATTGCCATATATGCTTTGCTTCCAGTTTTCTTCCTCATAGAATGAATAATTTCTTGATAGGCCACAATATTGTCTGTGATTTGTCTTCCCGGAACAAAGCTACTTTGTTCAGGTCCGATAACCTCCCTAAGAACCTCCTTGACTTTGTTAAGGATGACCTTGGTGATCACTTTGTAAGAGACATTGCAAAGACTAATGGGACGAAACTGGGTAACGTATTCCGGATTTTTAATCTTGGGTATGAGTGCAATCAGGGTATCATTGAGACCTTCCGGCATGATGCCATCTTTAAAAAATCTTTTGTTTGTTTCGTGAGGTGATTTCCCACCACCTTCCAAGCTTTCTGAAAGAAGCCAGCATGAAATCCGTCCGGCCCCGGTGCTTTGTAAGGCTCCATCTCAAAAATTGCTTTTTTAACTTCATCTTCTGTGCAATCCCTGTAAATGTAGCTCCACTCATCTTCTGTTAGCTTAGGGAACTGGTTCCTTGGGCAATCAATTTGAAGCTCCTGCTGTTCTTGTTTAAACAAGGTAACATAATAGTCTCTAATCACTTGTTTCTGCTGGCTTTCATCAATAATTGCTTCGCCGTCATTTGTTAACAGATTAAAGCACTTGTGTCGGGCCCTTTTAATTTTGGTCGCCGTGTGGTAGAACTTTGTATTCCTATCGCCCGACGAGATCCATTGTTCCCTAGATCTTTGGAACCAGTAAAGTTCTTCCTCATGGAGCACATCATCCAATTCTTTTTTCAACTTTGCTTCTAATTTTATGAGGCCCTTACTTCTCCTATTACCACGGGCTCTTTTAATACCTTCAAGGCGAGCTtcaattcttttgttttcttttgttagTAGCTCCAAGTTCATTTTTGCTCCAATTGATCACCGTCGATGCTGTCCTGCTTAGGTTCTTATTAAGGTCGTCATCATCCTTCCAATTTATAGCCACATTGTGCTCAAATTTCTCGTGGATAGTCCAGGCAGCATTGAACATGAACCTATCTTTTCTGTAATTTTTCCTGGGATTTTCCAGTCTGATGCATAGGGGTAAATGATCAGAGTGGGATGAGACAACATGTTGGACATGAGTTTCCGGGAAGCGGTCAATCTATTCTGGAGAACAAACTGCTCTATCAAGTCTAGCACCCCTAAAGTGCTCTGAGTTTTTGCCTCTTGTCCATGTAAACTTGGGGCCAGAGAATCCTATGTCCACCATTCCTTCTCTATCAAGCCAAGCTTTGAATTTGGTGCATCTATTAGCCGCAAATGTATCTGGATTACTGACCTCTTCTGCAcatgtaattgaattgaagtcACCAATTGCCATCCAAGGTCCCTCAATACTTCCTTGAACTCTTCCAAGGTTCTCCCAAAGTCTGTTCCTGAGGTGTAATGAAGGGCTTCCGTAGACGCATGCCAGATTCCATTTTCTGTTACTCTCATAAATGATATCCACCAACGCGAACTGTGGATGGGTTAAACGAATGTCCACTATCCAACATTCGTTCCACATAATCCAGATACCACCACTGAATCCTAGAGCTTCAATCCGCATCCATTGGTCCAAAGCTAGCTTCCTGCAAACTTTGTCTGCTTCACTGCCTGATATTTTTGGTTCAAGAAGACACATAAGCTTTGGTTTGTAAGTAGCAATAATGTGTTTGGCAGCTCTAAGGAAGGACTTAGACGCTGCCCCTTGGCAGTTCCAACTAATAATCGTCATAAAGACAgacaaaaaaaaggggaaagacACACACAACGGGAGAAAGAAGAAACACAAAAATGTGCCAGCCAAACCGCTCAGACCTCCATCGCATCCTCCGGGGAGGATACGATGGGGTCACCATTACTCGCAGAAGGGAGATCCTCATCCATAATAACATGCATGGCGTCAGGGGGGTCACCATGATGTTCACCATCTTCATTTATATGGAAAACAATGAGCGATTCGTCGTTGTTGTGGCATATGATTGTGTTACTCGTGTGATTCCCGTTCTTATTACTACCCCAGACCACGGTGTGTTCTTCCTGTGCTGTTGCTTTTTTACTTCGACTTGTGCTTCCCTCTGTTTTGTTCTACTTCTCTGTGGAGTCTGACTGATTTTTCCTCATTTCATCTCCCTGTGGTGTACTTGTTCTTAGTTGTTTTTCGTTAATTTGATAGATGGGTCTTTTTCCTTTGCTTGGTAGTTTTCCACTAGCACTTGGGCCGTTCTCAATGGGTATTTCCATATTGTCTTGGGTTTCATCATCATTTTCCCCTTCAATTTCTAAAACATAAAATCTTGAGTTCCCGTGGTTGTCTTTTGGTTTTGGTTGTGGTGTGTTAGCTTTGCTTTTGTCAGAGTTGTCACTTTTTTGAGTTTCTCCTCTGCCATTCCCCATACTTTTCCCATACCCTCCTCTGCCACGCCTTGGGTTTCTCGCTGCCAGCATCCATGGACCAAACGACTCTGTCATTTCCGGTGCTTGTCTCACGTGCTTTGTCAGACACTCCACTCAGTTTGTCTCTAACGTGCTTGTCCTCCCGTTATCCCCATCCTCCGTCGACGACTGTTCTCCCTCTTCGCCTTTCTCCGGGATATTCATTGGGCAACCTTCATCTCTGTGTCCGTATTTCCCACATTTGAAGCAGACCAGATAAAGGCCTTCATATTCAATTTTGCAGACTTTATCAGTTAGATCAAATTTGGAGAGCAGGGGCTTAGTATATCAACCTCCACACAGAGTCTAGCAAATTTTCCCCTTGAAACAAGGCTTGTCGCATAATCCATCTTGATAGTTTTTCCTATTTTGTTTCCAATCTTCTCAAGGAATCCATGGGTATAGTATTCAATTGACAGTGTGGGGAATCTGACCCAgaccaaaatattttcagtGTTCTCATTCCAAGGATCAAAATTTGGCTTCCATTTTTTGACAATGAGATAATGATCCATTACCATCCATGGCCCCCCATACTTGGCGAACTCATAATCATCAACTGATCCGAACCTGACTATGAAGTAGTAATTTTCAAGGGCGATGAGTTCCATTCTTGCTTTGGGTTTCCACATTGCTTTTAATCTGTTATGGAGGTAGTTGTATCCCACTTTTCTTCCTAGTACCTTTACGATGAGTGATTGCCTCCATGGCCTTCTCAAGTTTACCTTTACGATGAGTGATTGCCTCCATGGCCTTCTCAAGTTGCGTTTTTCTTCCTTGGTTAGGAggatttttgggcatctagtgcGTTTTTCTTCCTTGGTTAGGAggatttttgggcatctagaaGTAGTCATTTTCAAGGGCGATGAGTTCCATTCTTGCTTTGGGTCTCCACATTGCTTTTAATCTGTTATGGAGGTAGTTGTATCCCACTTTTCTTCCTAGTACCTTTACGATGAGTGATTGCCTCCATGGCCTTCTCAAGTTGCGTTTTTCTTCCTTGGTTAGGAggatttttgggcatctagggTCGTCGCACTTGTCTCCTTGTTCATCATCATCCGAGACGTCATCTTCTTCAGTGGTATCATTTCTTCCCCATCCGGTGACCATCTCACTGTATGAGAGTCTCTGTTCTTCCATGCATGGTGGTGATTTATCTCCTGGGTTTGATTCAATGCCTTCCATTTCCTCAACCCTGGGGGGACCTTCCTCCCTTGTTTCTTGGGAGGTTTTCGTCTTCTTCTTGCTTCTTGTCAGCAGGTCTTCGTCTTCTTGGGAGTGCCAGGGAGCAGAGTTCTCAATCATTCTCGaatcttctttctctctctaccaCATTTTCTCACACTAGTCTTTGAACCTAACTTCTTTTGGGCtattttatttaagaaaatacaTCAATTATGGgtctatttgatatattatttaattggaCCACCTCATCTTAAATTGGACCATATTTATTTCAATGAGCTATTTTTTTGTGTGATATATTAATTCACATGTATACATTGATTTGGGccagcaatttttttttgagaactatattgttttcaaaataccattcaaattattatttgaatttactATTTATGCTCCGAAATTAAATTGCTAGTTTGTGCAATTTATATGGTTGACATGATTTTATGAGTTCATATGTAAATTCTGTCACATTTGCATAATATATAGTTTCTTTATGCAAATAATAAGTGGACTCTCGTTTTTAGCCAgccatagtatatatatatatatttgaaaaatctAGATCTTGGTTGTTACCAAAATATGAATTTACCAATTTTATTTTGGACGGGAGCACGTCTTTAACGTAGGCCCTTGAAATTGATATTTATTTCAATCCCATATCCTGTCGATAGCCCTATAAAAATCCCTGAAGGATTGCTTTGACTACAAATATCATTGATCTTTTCTAAGTCACAATTTGGCTGATTTAACTTTAGATTTCAAGGTTTTCCGTCAGCAATTGACTTAATCAGCTATACACAATTGTGTCCCAAACTTAAGTTATTCAACTAGTCAAGGACAACTTCATATAACTTTTGGCCTAGCAGCAAAGTATGTTTCACGTGTGGATATAAAAGGCACTGTTCACGTGCGTGCCAAACCCTGCCATTACAATTATTTGATATtctttgctttaattttattaaagctATTCTGGCACTTTTTGAAGAAACATACCATGCTTATGATTATTTGGTGTGCCATAAAAGTTATGCCAAGACCCACACAAGTATTGATATCCTTTTGGGGGACATCATACTTGACatattcaaatctaactcaCTGCATATTAATATAAATCCCCCATCAACCTAGTACGTGTACACATTTCCATTTTGcgttcctttttttttagtgtGCAGTCCAATTATTATCACCACCATTGCGTATCTTTATGGGCTATAACACTCCGTCTGTTTACATAGAGCCCATGATAGGGAATCAATAGATACGCTGACTGCATACTGAAGATCtgtttcacggcattaggggga encodes:
- the LOC116026924 gene encoding uncharacterized protein LOC116026924; amino-acid sequence: MTIISWNCQGAASKSFLRAAKHIIATYKPKLMCLLEPKISGSEADKVCRKLALDQWMRIEALGFSGGIWIMWNECWIVDIRLTHPQFALVDIIYESNRKWNLACVYGSPSLHLRNRLWENLGRVQGSIEGPWMAIGDFNSITCAEEVSNPDTFAANRCTKFKAWLDREGMVDIGFSGPKFTWTRGKNSEHFRGARLDRAVCSPE